A region from the Melioribacter roseus P3M-2 genome encodes:
- a CDS encoding NAD-dependent epimerase/dehydratase family protein encodes MKFHLVTGACGFVGRNTVKQLLKRTGDYVIMVDDLSVGTHPTTWLGDPVSKKLKDIEVFGKDERLFFFRTDIRKFLNKLQEDADWLKREYGLKIERFGDVFHFAAIVGGRAKIEGDPMAVALDLSIDAEFFNWIAKSKPERVLYPSSSAAYPINLQAEGNAVALKESYIDINGYTLGKPDMTYGWTKLTGEYLAKIAAEHYGISIVCIRPFSGYGEDQDLSYPVPAIATRAARKEDPFEVWGTGQQGRDFVHIDDVMDCMFLAMDKIHDGTAINIGSGKLTSFIELIQLFTKFAGYSPAIKPLTDKPMGVHSRYSDMSFVKQLLGWEPRISLEEGMRRVYDVAVERIKNNK; translated from the coding sequence ATGAAATTTCACCTCGTAACAGGAGCCTGCGGATTCGTAGGCAGAAATACCGTCAAACAACTACTCAAACGCACCGGAGATTATGTCATAATGGTCGACGACCTGTCGGTCGGAACTCATCCGACCACATGGCTCGGAGACCCGGTTTCGAAAAAATTAAAGGATATCGAAGTTTTCGGTAAAGACGAACGTTTGTTTTTCTTTCGAACGGATATAAGAAAATTTTTAAACAAGCTTCAGGAAGACGCGGACTGGCTGAAAAGAGAATACGGATTGAAGATAGAACGATTCGGAGACGTATTCCATTTTGCGGCGATAGTCGGCGGACGCGCAAAAATAGAAGGCGACCCGATGGCTGTAGCGCTCGACCTTTCGATCGACGCGGAATTTTTCAACTGGATTGCCAAGTCGAAACCCGAAAGAGTTCTCTATCCGAGCTCCTCGGCTGCCTATCCGATTAATCTGCAGGCGGAAGGAAACGCAGTCGCATTGAAGGAATCTTACATTGACATCAACGGCTACACCCTCGGAAAGCCGGACATGACTTACGGATGGACTAAACTTACCGGCGAATATCTGGCAAAGATTGCAGCCGAACATTACGGAATTTCGATTGTTTGCATACGTCCTTTTTCCGGATACGGCGAAGACCAGGATTTGAGTTATCCCGTTCCTGCAATTGCAACCCGCGCCGCTCGAAAAGAAGACCCGTTCGAAGTTTGGGGCACCGGTCAGCAAGGCAGGGATTTTGTACATATCGACGACGTGATGGATTGCATGTTTCTGGCAATGGACAAAATTCACGACGGCACGGCTATCAATATCGGCTCGGGTAAATTGACTTCTTTCATTGAATTGATACAACTTTTCACAAAATTTGCGGGTTACTCGCCCGCCATCAAACCGTTGACCGACAAGCCGATGGGCGTCCATTCCCGCTACAGCGACATGAGTTTTGTAAAACAATTGCTTGGGTGGGAACCCAGAATTTCTC
- a CDS encoding copper chaperone PCu(A)C codes for MKRILLLTIFLPLLINAQQSKLKIESAWARPAASGHNSALYMTISNTGDSEDTLYAAKSAAAQIVEIHETYKAGDDMMGMREVDHVEIAPESSVSFKPGGHHIMLIGATIDLKAGDTIKVDLFFRKNGKLTVEATVKSF; via the coding sequence ATGAAAAGAATATTATTGTTGACAATTTTTCTGCCGTTGTTAATAAACGCGCAACAATCGAAATTAAAAATCGAAAGTGCGTGGGCGCGTCCTGCGGCTTCTGGGCATAATTCCGCTCTTTATATGACAATTTCGAATACGGGCGATTCGGAAGATACTCTTTATGCGGCTAAATCGGCGGCGGCGCAAATAGTGGAAATTCACGAAACCTACAAAGCCGGCGACGACATGATGGGCATGAGGGAAGTTGACCATGTCGAAATCGCCCCTGAATCGAGCGTAAGTTTTAAGCCGGGCGGACATCATATAATGCTCATTGGCGCAACGATAGATTTAAAAGCGGGAGATACAATTAAAGTTGACCTTTTCTTCAGGAAAAACGGCAAATTAACTGTTGAAGCAACGGTAAAATCGTTTTGA
- a CDS encoding SCO family protein: MKLIKIIPLLAILIACGGNFPELIDLSRYEFHLVNQDGKNVVFPQNIKGKITVAGYIFTNCPDICPLTTNNMRLLKEMLKREGIRDVNFVSISFDPANDTPEVLKKYAEIRNLDTDNWEFLTGSRSEIDSLMKTVEVLAVPGDSTTLADGKKIYYYVHTDRIQLIDRDGVVRKNYPGSKLNLEEIYADIKKLM, encoded by the coding sequence ATGAAATTAATTAAAATAATTCCATTATTGGCGATATTAATCGCATGCGGCGGCAATTTTCCGGAATTGATCGACCTTTCCCGATACGAATTTCATCTTGTCAATCAGGACGGCAAGAATGTAGTTTTCCCGCAGAATATCAAAGGAAAGATAACCGTCGCGGGTTATATCTTTACAAACTGTCCCGACATCTGTCCGCTTACGACAAACAACATGCGTCTATTGAAAGAAATGTTGAAGCGGGAAGGAATAAGGGACGTAAATTTCGTGTCGATCAGTTTCGATCCGGCGAACGACACTCCCGAAGTCCTGAAAAAATACGCGGAAATAAGAAATCTCGACACCGACAACTGGGAATTTCTTACGGGAAGCCGAAGCGAAATCGATTCGTTAATGAAAACCGTTGAAGTCCTGGCCGTACCCGGCGATTCGACGACATTAGCCGACGGAAAAAAGATCTATTATTACGTTCACACCGACAGAATCCAATTAATCGACCGGGATGGAGTGGTGAGAAAAAACTATCCCGGCAGTAAACTTAATCTCGAAGAAATATATGCGGATATCAAAAAATTAATGTAA
- a CDS encoding T9SS type A sorting domain-containing protein, translating into MKRFFTIVLFLAAGFLNAQDTLKIMTYNIHQYTPYNPTADNPDRLDWDNPALKYVINEIDPDILVCQEVVDKASVNQFMEYVLEYKYKAAEFIASTGMNSALFYKEDRVESLGNIIHDAVTRPINEFPVVNKTTGDTLIIFSVHLKANERYGDNSENLNKRFLQANVLRNVTSRYPEDKDYIVLGDFNTLNGSEAAVVKLTDRSFPGYFIDPIDAIGEWNDNPLFKHTHSYSATELTNRFDMILVSQAVNDPGGIEYVDGSYTIVGNDGNHFGMPVNSGSNHFGIDLADSLISASDHLPVYALFKFDQLQSVSDGTEIPLGFELYQNYPNPFNPSTIIKFKLESGGYVKLIVFDMLGREITKLAEGYYAPGSYKFNFDSDGFNLPSGIYFYRFIYNGYSTTKKMTLIR; encoded by the coding sequence ATGAAACGTTTCTTTACGATTGTTCTTTTTCTTGCAGCGGGGTTTTTAAACGCCCAGGACACGTTGAAAATTATGACTTATAATATTCATCAATATACGCCTTATAACCCTACGGCAGACAATCCGGACAGACTTGATTGGGACAATCCCGCGTTGAAATACGTTATAAATGAAATCGATCCCGATATACTGGTTTGTCAGGAAGTTGTCGATAAAGCTTCCGTTAATCAGTTTATGGAATATGTGCTTGAGTATAAATATAAAGCGGCGGAATTTATCGCTTCGACCGGAATGAACAGCGCGCTTTTTTATAAAGAAGACAGAGTTGAATCGCTGGGAAATATAATTCACGACGCAGTAACCAGACCGATTAACGAATTTCCCGTGGTAAATAAAACCACGGGCGACACGCTTATTATTTTTTCCGTGCATTTAAAAGCAAACGAAAGGTACGGCGATAACAGCGAAAATTTGAACAAACGGTTTCTCCAGGCAAACGTATTGCGCAACGTTACTTCCCGGTATCCCGAAGATAAAGATTATATTGTTTTGGGCGACTTCAATACGCTCAACGGTTCAGAAGCGGCTGTAGTTAAATTGACGGACCGTTCTTTCCCGGGTTATTTTATCGACCCGATCGATGCGATCGGAGAATGGAACGACAATCCGCTTTTCAAGCATACGCACAGTTATTCAGCCACCGAGTTGACAAACCGGTTCGATATGATACTTGTTTCACAGGCGGTTAATGACCCGGGAGGAATAGAGTATGTAGACGGCTCGTATACAATCGTGGGAAACGACGGCAATCATTTCGGGATGCCGGTAAATTCCGGTTCGAATCATTTCGGAATCGATCTGGCGGACTCTTTAATCTCAGCCAGCGATCATTTGCCGGTTTATGCGCTTTTTAAATTCGATCAGCTGCAGAGCGTTTCAGACGGAACGGAAATTCCCCTCGGTTTTGAATTATACCAGAATTATCCGAATCCTTTCAATCCGTCGACAATAATTAAATTCAAACTCGAATCGGGCGGGTACGTAAAACTGATCGTATTCGATATGCTGGGCAGGGAAATAACAAAGCTTGCCGAAGGATATTACGCTCCCGGCTCATATAAATTTAATTTCGATTCCGACGGCTTTAATCTTCCTTCTGGAATTTACTTTTACAGGTTTATATATAACGGTTATTCAACCACGAAAAAGATGACGTTAATAAGATGA
- the pseB gene encoding UDP-N-acetylglucosamine 4,6-dehydratase (inverting), with translation MDGKTILITGGTGSFGKKFVETVLKRHTPRKIIIYSRDELKQFEMQHNPTYRKEGVLMRYFIGDVRDEERLKKAMEGVDYVVHAAALKQVPACEYNPFEAVKTNVIGGQNVINACIEKGVRKVIALSTDKAAAPVNLYGATKLTSDKLFIAANNFKGAHDIKFSVVRYGNVMGSRGSVIPFFLQKRKEGVLPVTDERMTRFNITLQQGVDFVLESFKRMWGGELFVPKIPSYRILDLAKAVAPECKVEVVGIRPGEKIHEEMITQADALNTIEFDDYFVILPSVQLGNDPNLKLWDTEEFRLKSNGQPGKFCEYGFSYNSGANPHFLTVEELRELIEKNVVVA, from the coding sequence ATGGACGGTAAAACAATTCTAATTACAGGCGGAACGGGTTCGTTCGGAAAGAAGTTCGTTGAAACCGTATTGAAAAGACACACACCGAGGAAAATTATTATTTACAGCAGGGACGAGCTGAAGCAGTTCGAAATGCAGCACAATCCCACCTACAGAAAAGAAGGCGTTCTGATGCGTTATTTTATAGGCGATGTACGAGATGAAGAAAGGCTCAAGAAGGCAATGGAAGGCGTCGATTACGTAGTTCACGCGGCGGCATTAAAGCAGGTGCCGGCTTGCGAATACAATCCGTTCGAAGCCGTTAAGACAAATGTGATCGGCGGACAAAATGTAATCAATGCCTGCATCGAAAAAGGCGTCAGAAAAGTAATTGCGCTCAGTACCGATAAAGCCGCCGCGCCGGTCAATCTTTACGGAGCCACCAAACTGACATCCGATAAACTTTTTATTGCCGCAAATAATTTCAAAGGCGCTCACGATATTAAGTTTTCCGTTGTGCGCTACGGGAATGTAATGGGCAGCCGCGGTTCGGTAATTCCCTTCTTTCTTCAAAAAAGGAAAGAAGGAGTTTTGCCCGTTACCGACGAAAGAATGACGCGCTTTAATATTACTCTTCAACAGGGAGTCGACTTCGTTCTCGAAAGTTTTAAAAGAATGTGGGGCGGCGAACTCTTTGTGCCAAAAATTCCTTCTTACAGAATTTTAGACCTTGCAAAAGCAGTGGCTCCCGAATGTAAAGTGGAAGTGGTCGGCATTCGTCCGGGCGAAAAAATCCACGAAGAAATGATTACTCAGGCGGACGCGCTCAATACAATCGAATTCGACGATTATTTCGTAATACTGCCGTCGGTTCAATTGGGCAACGATCCGAATCTCAAATTATGGGATACCGAAGAATTCCGACTTAAAAGCAACGGGCAACCGGGAAAATTCTGCGAATACGGATTTTCTTACAACAGCGGAGCCAATCCGCATTTCCTGACGGTTGAAGAGTTGCGCGAATTAATAGAGAAAAACGTCGTTGTAGCCTGA
- the pseC gene encoding UDP-4-amino-4,6-dideoxy-N-acetyl-beta-L-altrosamine transaminase: protein MKSKTYSYGKQNIDHDDIERVVEVLKSDWLTQGPKVSEFEKALSEKFGAQYAAACSNGTAGLHLIALGLGWSRGDVIITTPITFLASANCAIYVGANVDFADIDERYYTIDPEKLEEKIKYYSAKNINVKAVVAVDYAGHPCDWEALKSLKKKYGFQLVNDFCHAPGAEYKNDYHYALNYADAVNMSFHPVKHFTTGEGGAVLSNDREFIDRVKTFRTHGATKDPRILEKIDGPWYYEMHDVGFNYRITDFQCALGISQLKKLDSFITERRKIAEYYDKFFENDERFVIPRVDENSKHAYHLYPLQIKFDELGISKKEFFDKMKEKNIFLQVHYIPVHLQPFYRKKFGFKEGDFPIAEIFYKREVSIPIYPGLNEEDLEYITESIVGALDSMK, encoded by the coding sequence ATGAAATCGAAAACTTATTCATACGGAAAGCAAAATATAGACCACGACGACATTGAAAGGGTGGTTGAAGTTCTCAAATCCGATTGGCTTACGCAAGGACCGAAAGTAAGCGAATTCGAAAAAGCATTGTCGGAAAAATTCGGCGCTCAATATGCCGCCGCCTGTTCGAACGGTACAGCCGGATTACATTTGATTGCTCTAGGACTCGGCTGGTCGAGGGGAGATGTAATCATTACAACCCCGATAACATTTCTTGCAAGCGCCAACTGCGCAATCTATGTAGGCGCAAACGTCGACTTTGCGGATATCGACGAGCGTTACTACACAATCGATCCGGAAAAACTCGAGGAGAAAATCAAATATTACAGCGCAAAAAACATCAACGTTAAAGCCGTGGTTGCAGTCGATTATGCCGGACATCCGTGCGACTGGGAAGCTTTAAAGAGCTTAAAGAAAAAATACGGATTCCAGCTTGTAAACGATTTCTGTCACGCGCCGGGAGCGGAATATAAAAACGATTATCATTATGCCCTTAATTATGCCGACGCGGTCAATATGAGTTTCCATCCGGTTAAACACTTCACTACCGGAGAAGGCGGAGCCGTTCTATCGAACGACCGGGAATTTATCGACAGAGTCAAAACATTCAGAACTCACGGCGCAACAAAAGACCCTCGCATTCTCGAAAAAATCGACGGTCCCTGGTACTATGAAATGCATGACGTAGGGTTCAATTACAGGATTACGGATTTTCAATGCGCTCTCGGAATTTCTCAATTAAAAAAACTCGATTCGTTTATTACTGAAAGAAGAAAAATTGCCGAATATTACGATAAATTTTTTGAGAATGACGAAAGATTTGTTATTCCCCGGGTTGACGAGAATTCCAAACACGCATATCATCTTTACCCGTTGCAGATAAAATTCGACGAACTCGGAATTTCTAAAAAGGAATTTTTCGATAAAATGAAAGAGAAGAATATCTTTCTGCAGGTGCATTATATTCCCGTTCATCTTCAACCGTTTTACAGAAAAAAATTCGGCTTCAAGGAAGGAGATTTCCCGATAGCGGAGATATTCTATAAAAGGGAAGTATCGATTCCGATTTATCCCGGACTTAATGAAGAAGACCTGGAGTATATTACCGAATCAATAGTCGGCGCGCTCGATTCAATGAAATGA
- a CDS encoding bifunctional UDP-2,4-diacetamido-2,4,6-trideoxy-beta-L-altropyranose hydrolase/GNAT family N-acetyltransferase, with translation MKISIITEGFQNTGYGHITRCLSLYQAFEERRIIPRFYINGDDKCASYLNGARFEIIDWLNHPAQLIKKIINSDFAIIDSYLAGREFYEKISNFCERLLIIDDNLRIDYPESIILNGTINAENFPYQKKTGYEFLLGSEYIPIRKPFWDSAQRKYNKEIKNILITFGGQDVRNLTIPVVKLVGEIYPEAVIHAVFGNKENGEIEKLKELYKDVKFYNLLNAQQIKELMLTADVVITAAGQTLYELAVTGTPSVAVVVADNQKNNILEWSKSGFLIEPIFYNEINCMKKIAEQLQKFKSIGLRKKCGSAGRKKVDGQGSRRVVSYLIERKCAVDKFYLRKAVSEDSEIVYELSNDPSVRSQSINKKPIEWDEHTIWFDGKIKDNNYLFLLAFDREDNFIGQIRFEIENNSAVVSISLTEKFRGKGLSKKIIKEGSRRLFNEYQNVGSITAYILPHNSASLRAFEAAGYKPDGEELINNELFKKFLLER, from the coding sequence ATGAAAATATCAATTATTACAGAAGGATTTCAGAATACCGGATACGGTCATATCACAAGGTGTCTCTCGCTGTATCAGGCGTTCGAGGAAAGAAGAATTATACCCCGTTTCTATATCAACGGCGACGATAAATGCGCTTCGTACTTAAATGGCGCCCGTTTCGAAATTATTGACTGGCTGAATCATCCAGCTCAATTGATTAAGAAAATAATCAACAGCGATTTTGCTATAATCGATTCTTATCTTGCCGGCAGAGAGTTTTACGAAAAAATATCGAATTTTTGCGAACGTCTCCTTATAATTGACGATAATCTCCGAATCGATTATCCCGAATCGATTATATTGAACGGAACAATCAATGCGGAGAATTTTCCGTATCAAAAAAAAACGGGCTACGAGTTTCTTCTCGGTTCCGAATATATACCGATTAGAAAACCGTTCTGGGATTCCGCGCAGCGTAAATACAATAAAGAAATAAAAAACATTCTGATTACATTCGGCGGGCAGGATGTTAGAAATCTTACAATCCCCGTTGTGAAATTAGTCGGCGAAATTTATCCGGAAGCGGTAATTCATGCGGTATTCGGCAATAAAGAAAACGGCGAAATCGAAAAGTTGAAAGAGCTTTATAAAGACGTAAAGTTTTATAACCTGCTGAACGCCCAACAGATTAAAGAATTGATGCTGACCGCCGATGTTGTTATTACCGCTGCGGGTCAAACATTATACGAGCTCGCCGTTACCGGAACTCCGTCAGTCGCGGTTGTTGTGGCGGATAATCAAAAAAATAATATCCTCGAATGGAGTAAATCCGGCTTTCTGATTGAACCGATTTTTTACAATGAAATTAATTGTATGAAAAAAATTGCCGAACAGCTTCAAAAATTCAAGTCGATCGGTCTGCGTAAAAAATGCGGCAGCGCCGGCAGGAAAAAGGTAGACGGACAGGGCAGCCGCCGGGTCGTTTCCTATCTTATCGAAAGAAAATGCGCTGTCGATAAATTTTATTTGAGAAAAGCCGTATCTGAAGATTCTGAAATTGTATACGAATTGTCGAACGATCCGTCGGTAAGGTCGCAGTCGATTAACAAAAAACCGATAGAGTGGGATGAACATACGATATGGTTCGACGGAAAAATAAAAGATAATAATTATTTGTTTCTGCTGGCGTTCGACCGCGAGGATAATTTTATCGGACAGATCCGCTTCGAAATAGAAAACAATTCCGCCGTGGTAAGCATAAGCCTGACGGAAAAATTCCGCGGGAAAGGACTTTCCAAAAAAATTATTAAAGAAGGTTCGCGCAGATTATTCAATGAATATCAAAATGTAGGCTCGATAACCGCATACATACTGCCGCATAACAGCGCGTCCCTGCGGGCGTTCGAAGCTGCGGGATATAAACCCGACGGCGAAGAATTGATTAATAACGAACTGTTCAAAAAGTTTCTACTTGAGAGGTGA
- the pseI gene encoding pseudaminic acid synthase — MIIENFDTDKKVFIIAELSANHNQNFQTAIDSIKAIKECGADAVKLQTYTPDTITIDCDNEYFQIKQGTIWDGTTLYQLYQKAYTPWDWQPELKKIAEELGLVCFSSPFDKTAVDFLENMNVPAYKIASFEITDIPLIEYAASKGKPMIISTGIATEEDIRDAIDACKRMNNDQIALLKCTSSYPAPIEDANLNTIPYMKEKFNTAVGLSDHTMGTVAPVVAVALGARIIEKHFILDRNLGGPDSAFSLEPAEFKNMVEGIRNAEKALGKAAIEINEKIKKSRTFARSLFVVKDIKAGEPLTEENVRSIRPSHGLHPKYLKQILGRKAKTDIKKGTPLKWELFE, encoded by the coding sequence GTGATTATAGAAAATTTCGACACGGATAAAAAAGTCTTTATCATTGCCGAGCTTTCCGCAAATCACAATCAGAATTTTCAGACGGCAATCGACTCAATCAAAGCAATCAAGGAGTGCGGAGCCGACGCCGTAAAGCTCCAAACGTACACGCCCGACACAATCACAATCGACTGCGACAACGAATATTTTCAAATAAAGCAAGGCACCATCTGGGACGGAACCACATTATATCAGCTTTATCAAAAAGCTTATACGCCGTGGGACTGGCAGCCGGAACTGAAAAAAATTGCGGAAGAGCTCGGACTTGTCTGTTTTTCGTCGCCATTCGATAAAACTGCGGTCGACTTTCTGGAAAACATGAACGTTCCGGCGTATAAAATTGCGTCTTTCGAAATAACGGATATACCGCTGATCGAATACGCCGCATCGAAAGGAAAGCCGATGATAATTTCGACGGGCATTGCAACCGAAGAAGATATAAGAGACGCCATCGACGCTTGTAAACGAATGAACAACGATCAGATTGCGCTTTTGAAATGCACTTCTTCCTATCCGGCTCCAATCGAGGATGCAAACCTGAATACAATTCCGTATATGAAAGAAAAATTCAATACGGCGGTCGGATTGTCCGATCACACGATGGGAACCGTTGCGCCCGTAGTCGCTGTGGCGCTCGGCGCCAGAATTATAGAAAAACATTTTATCCTGGATAGAAACTTAGGCGGTCCGGATTCGGCATTTTCGCTTGAACCCGCCGAATTCAAAAACATGGTAGAAGGCATCCGAAACGCCGAAAAAGCGCTTGGCAAAGCCGCAATCGAAATTAATGAAAAAATAAAAAAAAGCAGAACGTTTGCGCGCTCGCTCTTTGTCGTAAAAGATATAAAAGCCGGCGAGCCTCTTACGGAAGAAAACGTCCGATCGATTCGTCCTTCCCACGGATTGCATCCGAAATATTTGAAACAAATTTTAGGAAGAAAAGCTAAAACGGATATAAAAAAAGGAACTCCTTTGAAGTGGGAGCTATTCGAATGA
- a CDS encoding nucleotidyltransferase domain-containing protein, producing MRLSERDIEIIKKATKKFFGENASVYLFGSRTDDSKKGGDIDLYIETKVFQNIIDRKIKMLAELHKELGEQKIDIIINNFSSKKFIYHVAKSEGIRL from the coding sequence ATGCGCTTGAGTGAAAGAGATATTGAAATTATTAAAAAGGCAACGAAAAAATTTTTCGGAGAGAATGCTTCTGTCTATTTGTTCGGTTCGCGTACGGACGATTCAAAAAAAGGGGGCGATATTGATTTGTATATCGAAACAAAGGTCTTTCAAAATATAATAGACAGAAAAATAAAAATGCTGGCTGAACTTCACAAAGAACTGGGCGAACAGAAAATCGATATTATAATAAATAATTTTTCAAGTAAAAAATTTATATATCATGTGGCAAAAAGCGAAGGTATACGGTTGTGA
- a CDS encoding HepT-like ribonuclease domain-containing protein, whose product MSKNKFILESVIKECNLHLKRMDYAFRKLKLRFPYSTDNLFQLNDDEIALMDQLIYRFTKLQDAIGKKLFKCVLIMLDEEVANKSQIDIFNRLEQLEIISDYERWKSLRELRNELSHEYGENDNESAEKINLLFEKIPDLKNYLDEIMKYLNKRQFFAVNIQCKDFDTVHILN is encoded by the coding sequence GTGAGCAAAAACAAATTTATACTCGAATCCGTAATCAAAGAGTGTAATCTGCATCTTAAGAGAATGGATTATGCTTTTAGAAAGCTTAAACTGCGTTTCCCATACTCTACCGACAATTTGTTTCAACTTAACGACGATGAAATTGCGCTTATGGATCAGCTCATTTACAGGTTCACTAAATTGCAAGATGCAATTGGCAAAAAACTATTTAAATGTGTTTTGATTATGCTGGACGAAGAAGTTGCAAATAAATCTCAGATAGATATTTTCAATCGTTTAGAACAATTGGAAATCATTAGCGATTATGAACGATGGAAAAGTTTGAGAGAGCTAAGGAATGAATTATCGCATGAGTATGGAGAAAATGACAACGAATCAGCTGAGAAAATTAATTTATTGTTTGAAAAAATACCCGACTTGAAAAATTATCTCGATGAGATAATGAAATATTTGAATAAGAGGCAATTTTTTGCCGTGAATATTCAATGCAAAGATTTCGATACGGTTCATATCCTAAATTAA
- a CDS encoding FmdB family zinc ribbon protein, with amino-acid sequence MPVYEYKCNDCGKKYEIFHKSITNPGEVECPDCKSKNYKKLLSSFSASTESASFDSSAGCSDGSCGVPSFGGCTTGTCGLN; translated from the coding sequence ATGCCAGTTTACGAATACAAGTGCAATGATTGCGGAAAAAAATATGAGATTTTTCATAAGTCGATAACCAATCCCGGCGAGGTTGAATGCCCCGATTGCAAATCCAAAAATTATAAAAAACTCCTTTCTTCATTCAGCGCCTCGACGGAAAGCGCTTCATTCGACTCTTCGGCGGGGTGTTCCGACGGCAGCTGCGGCGTACCTTCGTTCGGCGGCTGCACAACCGGAACTTGCGGACTCAATTAA
- a CDS encoding fumarylacetoacetate hydrolase family protein — MKYLKIKNSNDEIPIGKIVCVGRNYAAHALELGNEVPEFPVIFLKTASNVIYSGDKVIHPDYSNNLHHEVELVLLIGKTVKNADDSSAEDAIAGYAVGLDMTLRDLQKEFMEKGDPWTLSKCFDTAAVLSEFVLKKDYKLRGDETIKLSVNGELRQNSSIKNMMFDPVKIVKYISSKMTLEKGDLIFTGTPEGVGRVVPGDKIHAELENIGTIDTEIIK, encoded by the coding sequence ATGAAATATTTAAAAATCAAAAACAGCAACGACGAAATTCCGATTGGAAAAATCGTCTGCGTAGGCAGAAACTATGCCGCCCACGCGTTGGAACTCGGAAACGAAGTGCCTGAATTTCCGGTTATTTTCCTGAAAACGGCTTCGAATGTGATTTATTCGGGCGATAAAGTAATCCACCCGGATTATTCCAATAACCTGCATCACGAAGTTGAACTGGTTTTATTAATAGGGAAGACCGTTAAAAACGCAGACGACTCATCCGCCGAAGACGCTATTGCGGGATATGCCGTAGGGCTCGACATGACGTTGAGAGACCTTCAAAAAGAATTTATGGAAAAAGGCGACCCATGGACTCTTTCCAAGTGTTTCGATACCGCCGCGGTTCTGTCCGAATTTGTATTGAAGAAAGATTATAAACTTAGAGGCGACGAAACGATCAAACTTTCGGTCAACGGAGAATTAAGACAAAACTCATCCATAAAAAATATGATGTTCGACCCGGTAAAAATAGTAAAATACATCTCGTCTAAAATGACTCTCGAAAAAGGCGATCTTATATTTACAGGCACGCCGGAAGGAGTCGGCAGAGTTGTGCCGGGAGATAAAATTCACGCAGAACTCGAAAATATCGGAACCATCGATACGGAAATAATCAAATAA